One part of the Candidatus Methylacidithermus pantelleriae genome encodes these proteins:
- a CDS encoding aminotransferase class III-fold pyridoxal phosphate-dependent enzyme, with product MNQYCISRKLFERAARVIPCGIYGHTSPVFTVPGRFPYYAVAARGCRYQDPDGNWYLDFLCGYGAVLLGYGYPQVEEAAARQREKGNCMNHPAPIMVELAEKLLEVTRFGSWVVFAKNGSDVTTWAIAVARLTTGRRKVLKVAGAYHGVGAWCNPTGYGFLPEERSHVHDFRWNDLDSFRKLVEEYHGDVAAVVLCPFHHPSYGRCILPDPGFFPTVRKICRREGIVLVLDDIRAGFRLHRGGSHQWLGIEPDILCLGKALGNGYPISVAIGREELRVAASRVFLTGTYWNNAVAMAAALEMLKILEQEPVVEHVQEVGRRFCQGLRELAWRYGFDLQCSGPPSMPFATFSGDDSFFLQQEFCARVAAQGVFLHPHHNWFMSYAHRDLDIAEAFDKIEIALRQLREGLVKR from the coding sequence ATGAACCAATATTGTATTTCCCGAAAGCTCTTTGAGCGAGCCGCTCGAGTGATCCCTTGCGGCATCTATGGGCACACGAGCCCCGTTTTCACCGTTCCTGGGCGTTTCCCCTACTATGCAGTGGCGGCTCGGGGTTGTCGATACCAGGATCCGGACGGAAACTGGTATCTAGACTTTCTCTGCGGCTACGGTGCTGTGCTTTTGGGATATGGCTACCCCCAAGTGGAAGAGGCGGCAGCTCGGCAGCGGGAGAAAGGCAATTGCATGAACCATCCTGCCCCAATCATGGTGGAGCTAGCGGAAAAACTTCTGGAAGTTACTCGATTTGGTTCCTGGGTGGTCTTTGCGAAGAACGGGTCGGATGTAACGACTTGGGCGATTGCGGTAGCGCGTTTGACGACCGGTCGGAGGAAGGTTCTGAAAGTAGCAGGTGCTTACCACGGGGTGGGCGCTTGGTGTAATCCCACCGGCTACGGATTTTTGCCGGAGGAACGGTCCCACGTTCATGATTTTCGCTGGAACGATCTGGATTCCTTTCGAAAACTCGTGGAAGAGTACCACGGGGACGTTGCCGCGGTCGTTCTTTGCCCGTTTCATCATCCCTCCTACGGGCGATGCATTCTCCCGGATCCTGGCTTTTTCCCTACCGTGCGGAAAATTTGCCGGCGAGAAGGGATTGTTCTTGTCTTGGACGATATTCGAGCGGGTTTTCGACTTCACCGGGGAGGATCTCACCAGTGGTTGGGTATCGAGCCAGACATTCTTTGCCTGGGCAAGGCCCTGGGAAACGGATACCCCATCTCGGTGGCGATTGGCCGCGAAGAGCTTCGCGTAGCGGCAAGCCGTGTGTTTCTTACGGGGACCTACTGGAACAATGCGGTGGCTATGGCTGCGGCGCTGGAAATGTTAAAGATTTTGGAGCAGGAGCCGGTTGTAGAACATGTTCAGGAGGTGGGTAGGCGTTTTTGTCAAGGATTGCGGGAACTTGCGTGGCGCTACGGGTTTGACTTGCAGTGTTCAGGGCCACCATCGATGCCGTTTGCCACCTTTTCAGGAGACGATTCCTTTTTTTTGCAGCAAGAGTTTTGTGCTCGAGTAGCTGCGCAGGGAGTATTTTTGCATCCGCATCATAATTGGTTTATGTCGTATGCGCACAGGGATCTCGATATTGCAGAAGCTTTTGACAAGATCGAGATCGCCCTTCGCCAGTTGCGGGAGGGCTTGGTCAAGAGATAG
- a CDS encoding glycosyltransferase, with product MRIVILSATTGGGHNVRAHALIEWIHTLNIGQATLWLPLEESHPLYRFGVRLYNGIQRQAPFLHHGYFLFLEIAGLFKTATRVGGKKTFFARLESEKPDVLVSVHGSTNHAFMDLARQVLHRRVRCVTYCGELSGGYGFSRHWVNPANDWFLCPVEETAQAARQLGMPEKKVKKVGFLLRPSFYLPQLSESERARGRLKLGLGEDRFTLLLATGFNAAQRHLVFLEALARARLPIQAIVLCGKDVLLKRRIEQWARTHEELPVVPLGFVREMAWLLQLADAVLTRPGAGTCSEAIQCGTPLLLARWGGWMPQELLNVRFCLNHGIGEPVGSARELVERVIRWIETPELVRSVRQRMEQVRPRESPPTWIQELLLP from the coding sequence ATGAGAATTGTGATTCTCAGTGCAACGACCGGAGGGGGACACAATGTACGTGCCCATGCGCTCATCGAGTGGATCCATACACTCAATATCGGTCAGGCCACACTGTGGCTCCCTTTGGAAGAAAGCCACCCGTTGTATCGCTTCGGTGTTCGTTTGTACAATGGAATCCAGCGGCAAGCCCCGTTTCTGCACCATGGATATTTCCTTTTCCTGGAAATCGCTGGCCTGTTTAAGACAGCAACTCGAGTCGGTGGGAAAAAAACCTTTTTTGCCCGACTGGAGTCTGAAAAACCTGACGTTCTTGTGAGCGTTCATGGTTCGACCAATCATGCGTTTATGGACTTGGCGCGCCAGGTTTTACACAGGCGCGTTCGTTGCGTGACTTACTGCGGGGAGCTCTCTGGTGGCTACGGGTTTAGCCGGCATTGGGTGAACCCTGCCAATGATTGGTTTCTTTGCCCGGTAGAAGAAACGGCGCAGGCGGCGCGCCAACTGGGCATGCCAGAAAAAAAGGTCAAGAAGGTCGGGTTTCTTTTGCGTCCCTCTTTCTACTTGCCTCAACTTTCCGAGTCGGAACGAGCTCGGGGACGCTTGAAGCTTGGGCTTGGAGAGGATCGGTTTACGCTCCTTCTGGCAACGGGGTTCAATGCAGCGCAGCGGCATCTGGTTTTCTTAGAGGCGCTTGCTAGGGCCCGCTTGCCCATCCAGGCGATCGTTCTTTGTGGCAAAGACGTCCTTTTAAAAAGAAGAATCGAACAGTGGGCACGAACCCATGAAGAACTTCCTGTCGTCCCGCTGGGGTTCGTCCGGGAGATGGCTTGGCTTTTGCAACTTGCCGATGCGGTTTTGACCCGTCCAGGGGCAGGGACATGTAGCGAGGCCATCCAGTGTGGAACGCCGTTGCTTTTGGCAAGATGGGGAGGGTGGATGCCGCAGGAACTTTTGAACGTGCGATTCTGCTTAAACCATGGAATTGGGGAACCCGTGGGTTCGGCCAGGGAGTTGGTGGAACGGGTTATCCGCTGGATAGAGACTCCGGAACTGGTGCGAAGCGTACGGCAGCGTATGGAACAGGTGCGGCCTCGAGAGAGTCCTCCGACGTGGATCCAGGAGTTACTTCTTCCATAG